The DNA window AAGGAACTCTGTGCTGGGGAACGGAGGAGTATGGGCAAGAATACCTTGCTGTAGCTGGGGAAACGTGTTAATGAGAGCATCTTGTCCTCTCGCTGCTCATCTGACCAACAGCAATTCCAGAACTTCTGTGAAGCACTTTAGACCATCTGCAAGACCTGCGTTGCACTCTCCAGCATGCTGGGAATTGTCTCTGCAGCACTTTAGGGTGAAGCAGCTTGTGAGCTGTGCCTGAGTGGAGGACCTGCCCAGACAGAGCTGAACTGCTGCTCAGGTGTGAGCAGAGGGGAGggcaccctgggcacagcccccgAGGGAGATGGACTACTCGTCCAGGTCACATGGCAGAGGCACAGCATTTATATTCTGGTCTTGGAGAAGACTGATGAACACTCTGATTAGATACAATATCAGAGTTCACAGCATCTGGgtttgggtgtttgtttttggttttttttgtttgtttcattttggtttgtgtttttttttttttttttttaacgtaTTAATTTGGGATAGAGTAGCAGCTCTGTCACAGATGAAAAGGTGGAGAATCTATTTTTACCTGTTTCTTGAGGTTAAAAATGCAGCTGGGACCGAAGCTTCTTTGTTCGTTACATATACTACACATCCTTCTGTAGGATCAACACATTATTCCAACAGGGTATGTCAGCCAGTCTAAAACATGCAGTGGATGAAATTATCCTCACAACTGAagacaaggaagaaaaatatccaTTGCTGTGGACCCCAAAGAAAATGAAGTATACACAAAAGTAAATACATGCAGTGCATGTTGGGAAAAGCAGAGACATCACATAAGGGTGTGCATTTCTTCAGGGCTACAGAATCAAACCTGACAATTATGGTAATTTATCTTCCTGGCCAGTACATGACCCCACTGCAGTACACAGTCTCAGTATCATGATCCCCACATAGGGCATGATTTCTGGCTGAAATAAAGTGCATCCTCTAAAAAAATCTAGTCTTTTGTAGCACAAGAGAAAAAATGGTGGCACAGAGTCAAATCATAAGCACACCTGACTGATTTGCCCTCTCCCTGACACTGTCTGcttagaaaaaaatcactaaaacaGGGTAGACAAAGTGCTCCCTTCCTGGCAGCTCCCCTAATGCTTACAGATTTGTAATTCAGAGACCTGCTGTGCCAGAGGCTTTGGCTTTGGGTTATAACAGCCTTTGATAGATTTCTCTTTTGCAAATTTCATCTACTGTATAGTGACAGTCATGAAATTTATGGCCATGAAGGACTTACTCTACCCACTTATATTTGACAAGTAATTTCACACTAGCCTCCAATGATCTCTGTGACACAGACCAAGTAAACTGCAGCACATGGGAAAAGTTACCACTGTAATTCCACTAGCTACTCACTTTCAGCACTGAAAGCATGTGCCTGTTTTCCTTTGGAATTCAATCTGCTGCAGTCATGCCTTATCCCTGGACAACTAAAAACTGCTTTAGTATTCAGTGTTTTCTCTTTGTACATGTACTCACACACCCTGATCAGATCACTCACAAACCTTCTAAGAGTCCATAGACTCATAGGAAgctttgggttgggaaggactTTCAAGGGCCCTCTAGGGACCcggccatggacagggacatttCCAACTCATAATCAGGTCACTCCACGTCCTGTCCAACCAGCCTCGGAGACCTCCATGGATGAGGTTCTTTGGGCAATCTACGCCAGCGCTTTCCAgcctcattttaaaaatggtcTCTTATCTAGTCTGCATCCAccctcttttattttaaaattaatttaaaattttaaaattaaacctaGTTTAAAGTCATTACCCCTTGTCTTACAAGAGTTCTGCATCTCACATTGTAAAATACTTCTTACAATCTTGAAGTACGTTTTGTGAACCTCAAACATTCTTCTTTGTTCCCCAGAAGCCCTAAAAATAGGCTGTGTACTATATGCCACCAGGGCCCTTCTTGCTGTCTCACATCAACAGCATCTGTTTCCCCCAGATTGTCTACCTGTAAAGATCTGTTATGTCTTAAATCTATACTTTATAGGGCTGGGACAGAGCCTGGGTATTAGTGTCTGAAACAGAGGGtccaagaaaaataatatacaCTTAATATACACTTTAATACAGTCAATTTCTTTACAGACTTACCTTTTTTTAACATGGAGTCTCTCTGGAAGAGTGATACACCATCTTCCCCAAACGCTTAAGTTTGCATTTGACTGTTCTAAGATAAAAGTCTATATGAAGGGCCTTACTCGGCTATACACTCTTTTCACTATTATCCTCTCTTCATTacttttttgcatatttttacgTATCTGCTGATTTTATTTGTAGAGATCGTACATTTGTTTCCAAATAATCAATTAAGTATAAAACAACTGGCTGGAGAACTGTCCCGCAGATAAAAACCAGAATCCCCAGCTTATGGATTGGGCAGTTTTCTGGCAGTATTTCCTGTCTTTCCCATGGAGCTGGATtgtaaaaaatagaaaaatcagCTTCCAGCTTCCCTCAGCTTTCTCCCAAGATACAAGATGCTCTTAAGAATTTTAAGTTTTGTGTAGCATTGCACCATCATCTGATATACCCTGAACACAGGTAGGGACTTACAACAACAAGTTGGCAACAACATTCCTGGCTTTTGGGTTACATCCATCAAATCTCACTATCCTGTTTTCCATGATTCTGTTTCTTCTCTAATGAGGACTCACTAACGATTCTTGCTTGCCCCATGTCATTTTAAATCCTTTCCTTTAGCAGCTTGTTTTACATCCCAGACATCCCCACCTGTCACATCCCCTACAGCTCTCAGTCAGCAATTCCTGACAGCCAGTTCCTGCATCTCTCCCAGGTTAATGCTCAGCTTGGTGACATGGCACCAGCTGTGTCCCAGTGCAGAAATCTGCTGCTTGCTTAGTTTCTTACAGCACCGTGTCCTCTGCCAGTGCTTCCAGATGTGTTATGGAGAACAATGATCCAAGGAATTCTTGAATATTACACTGCACTGAAATCTGCAATTACAAGCTCGGTATCCTTGTGACACTGGGAAGTTATTTTTCATGCACCAGAATCTCTTTTGCATTCAAGATGAGCACACCATCCCCAaggtgagcagcactggagTTTCCACTCTGTCCATCTGTGCTGTGGCACGTGATCCCACCTGGCAGTCGCTGCATCCCGTTGAGAACATTAACCTCAGCACACACAGGCCCATGCTGCTCACAGGGCAAGTCAGACCTGGCTTTGCTGCACAAACCCCTTGCCCACAAGACAGTCTCAGCCAGCTCATCATACAGAAATGCCCGTGGGCAGCTCTTGGTCATGCCCAGCCATTCTGCCACTCACATGGCCTGGCTTTTGTCTAACAGTGAGGCAAGAAATTCTCATTCACACATCCTTTCTGTGTGACAgcaggaatgaggaagagttgtTTTCTTGCACTCTTATAATGGCTCTAATTGCAAAAAAGAGAGaaccagctctgcaggtggggtctgcagggcatGTTGGGTGTGGATCAGAGGCCCACTTGGGGATTCCCACATCTAAAGCATGTGAGATAATGTACACTATTCTTTCATGTTTGCTCTAAcacattatattttaaatagcaCCCTACACAGCCCAAGTCCCTTTCCTACTTGGATAATAATGGATCAGGACCTCCTCATCCAGAACAACCCTTATATTAATAGAAGGTTTCCCAGAAAATTGCCCTTGTCCTCATTCTGTGAATGTGTGCTTACATGTTGCATATAGGTAAAGCTTTATAAAATAAGGGCCTTGTTAACCTTGTAAAATCATGGCTCAGGCCTGctactttggctaagtagaagAGGACTATGGGAAAGTGACTCATCTGAACTGGAGATAGAAAAACAAGTTATATAACCATTACGTGCTCACATTGTGGTGAATGCTGGTTAGCTGAATTACATTTGGCATGCTAAAATGGAATGTAACTGATAACAGCCTAACTACTTTAAAAGGCCTGTTTTTTTGCAATAAAGGGCTCTCCTTTGCACGTGCCTGGAGACTCTGCATTGCTCTGCTTCATTTGCTTAGCAACAAACACTCATCCCCATAAGGCACTGCAAACATCTGTGATCTTCCCATGTAAATGTAGCTGAGACGTGCCTTACTTAAAtaagaaaatctgaaaattctACCCAATTTTAACCAATGTTCCTGACTTTGAATACTTCTTTCAagcttttctaatttttcagCGTCTCTTTTGTTGTCCACACCAGATGTTCACCTTGCTCACCTCATGAGATGAGTGTAGCACGTACAACCTCTCTCCTTCAGCAGTGACCCTGCAGCGCTGAACAGGGTCAGTCACACTTGCCAGCTTATTACATAAACTCACAAGCTCACATCAGGGCTttgatttctgggatgctggctggagaaatgatgctggaaagctggaaaagtaaaaggatTAGTGGGGTCCTGGTGGATACCAAGCTAAACATAAGCCAGCAGCATTCCCTCGGAACAAAGGTGGCCAACAGCACCCTGGGCCACGGCAGCAGGACTGCGGCACGCAGGTCAAGGACAATGACCCATCTCGTCAGCACAAGTGAGACATGCCAGGAGTGCTGAGTCCAGTCTGGGCTTCCCAATACAAGACATACATGGGCATACTGGAGTTAGTCCAGTAAAGGGACAGGGAAATGTTAAGTAATGGGAACTGGGACTGTTTTGTCTGAGGAACAGCCTCAAAACATCTgtcatctgtgtgtgtgtcagtaATGGGAAAGTATAAGGAAGACAcaaacagctgctgctcagtggcATCCTATGATGCTGAGAGAAGCAATGGGcacaaattaaaatgcaaaaaatttcatttaaacagGAGAAAGAAGTTTTGAGCTGTAAATGTTACTCTACTGTGAATCCACTCTACTGCTGGGAGTCCCCATCCCCAAGATATTTAAACTGGAACCACTCTGTACCTTTGGAAGAGCCAAAACCACCAAAGTGAAAGTGGTTGAATAGCTTTGTTCAGTTAACACAGACAAGCTGTGTTTACACCCCTTGAAAAAGTGAAATGCATAAATACAAAGGAGGGTGCAGCAACAGCCCTGAAAACAGCACAGTCAAGGTAACTTTGTCCAAGTACACAGCTAATACTCAttctctccctgcactgctcagcagaACTACATAGCTTTAAGTAAGGTCCATTCTACTGCTTGTTTACATCCCTCATCCCAGAGGCTGCAAAGTTTAGAAGTGATGACATTActctgcctggaaaggaaattaaatttatttttaaaaaccccaaaacaaaccaaacccccaaaccaagcCTCATTCCATAGCCCATGTGCCTCAGGATCTGGGAAAGCCTTCCTCCTCCCTTGACCTCACATACCCTTCACCCATGGCAAGGCTGGGAAGGGGATGGAAAGTGCCGAGTGTTAAGGTGCTGAGAAGCTCTTGATGTTTCTCATCTCTCAAGTGCTGTTGGCCTGTTCCTGCTCAAAGAGGGCCATGGCTAAATGTGAGCGGGATGCGAGTCCTTCCAAGTTACTGAGCACACAGCGGTGGTACAGCTCCTCGCTGAGCCGGGGATTGCAGCTTCTCAGTGTGTATTTCTGCACTAGCCCTGGCTCCACAGCCCTGAACAGGTGCAGGCCAGAATAGTGCAGGAAGACATCAAATACCTCCATGCTCTCCAGCACCTCATCTCGGTCCAGGATATCAGCTGCGAGCTTTGTACGTGCTGTCATATAGTCAGAATTATAAAAGCAGGCCTCAGCAAAGGAATGTCTGTCAAAATGCCCGTCTCTCAGGAAGTCAGTGTTGGAGGATGCTGTCTGCTCACCACGGTACACCAGCGCAGGGTTGAACTCCTGGAAATGCACAGGGAAGAAGACTTGCCAATTGCTGATGGTATTCATGCGGCAGCGGTTCAGAAACTCCATGTTGATTTCGGTCCAGACACTGGCCAAGAAAAACAGAGTGTCCACAGGGTGCTTCTTTGAGACTATATCCATGAGCTTCACTTGCGATGGCACCTCTGTTTTAACACTAATCCACGGGATTTTAACGTCTGCATAGCGTTTCTCTAGCTCCCCTACCATGGCTTTGACTCCAGCAAAAACATCCATCTGACCAACTCTCTGGGCATCATAGGGATGGTAGATAAAAAGCAAAGTCAGCAAGGCATTATCATGTGTGTCCAGTGTGTTCATAGCAAACATATCCAGGAAGTTTGCTACAAAATCCAGGTCCTGCACTGTCAAGGGAAGCACCAATTGCACTCGTGTGGCCTCTGTCACATATGGCATGGGAATAATTTCCACCTTGCTTAAGGGTCGGACCAAGCTGACTCGCTTGGCCAGAACATGACTGTGACCCTTCTGGGTGGCAGCCTCCAGGAGCAGGTCCAGGGTGTATTCCATGCCCCGTGTGGGGTCGAAGCGCCGGTAGCCGTTCAGCAGCTGCCGCTTGCTGAAGCGGAGCAGGGGCTGATAGAGACGGTTCAGCTGCTCCACCGCAGACTCGATGATTTCACTGACATCTGCCTTACTGGCTCCAGAGAGCTCACACTTTGGGGAGCCGTCAGGACAGGAGAACAGGTGCTGTTCTGTGAAGTAGTCCCAGCTGATCACCTCAAAACGAGACTTTGGAAGGAACGGGGCATTAATGCCCACAGGCCAGGTCACACCTGCCTCACCGGCAGGGGTCAATGCTGTGAGGTTCCTGATCTGCATCTGTGCAAAGAGAGAGCACAAACTGATCGCCACTATGTTCTCAAAGAGATCTAGGCCAGCTCCTCCCCACCTACAACTGTACATGGGTAGTGCCACACCAGGAGTTTTGGGTAACGTGGGATCAGAAGTTCTGTTTCTGAGACAAGGGACTACAGCTTGTGTCTGATTGACAGTTGCCCACAAACAGAAACAATGATCTTCCTCCAGAGTgctgaaaatgaaggaaatcCTCCGTTGGGTCAAGGAGTTTTTGCAGGTAGCCCTCCCCACATACCTGGAGGTCCTGGATCTCCTGATAGACTCTGTCCAGCTGGATCCTGCTGAACTGCTTGTGCAGCCGGTACATCAGAGTCATGTCAGAAACAGGGTGCACGGCAAGAGCTGCTTGGaagtcctcctcctcctccttctccgGCTCAGTATTCTTAGCTAGCTCATAAGTGCGGTAATGCTGGCCCTGAAGCAGACAAAAGCCAGAAAGACTGGCATGGAACTTGAGTTCATAGAGCAGCTTTTCCTCACCCCATACACACGCCTGCCCCTCTTTCCATACTGACTGCaatacccaaaaaaaaaagggctaaGTTGTCCATCCCACCCTGCACTGCATTCGCACTTGCTTCAGTACCAACATACCTTTTATCATGCCTTCAAAAACCTGTGAATCAGCCCTGCCAGTAAGGCTGAAAATTAAATCCCGTGTGTGCTCTCTTCCTCAACATCCCAGCTGTGATTCTGGCCCCCCCACCAACACTGCCATAGCACAGAGCCCTACCTTCCTCTGGaactcacagcagcagcccacaaAAAAGCCTCTTGGCTATGCAGTAGAGAACAAATCGGATTCTGGGCTTTGTCAGGCTCAGCTAACACAAAATTTGAGCAGGGAGGCAGTACCTGGAGCTGGGAAACACAAGTGATGCCAAGGAAATCAATGATGCAACGACCTAGCCACTCATCTGGGCGCACACTGAGGATCTCATTGCGGCAGCTGTCCAGGTGTGGGTGCAGCTTTAGCAGGAGACTGCGGGACAGCAGGTAGCCAAAGCCCCCGTGACAGTACCGGGCCTGCTCGTCTCCCCCAATGAACTCCTCTGCTCGGCCCAGGTACACATCTTGGTTAATGCTCAGGTGTGTCACCAGAGCCTTGACCTGCTCAGCTTGGGCATAGGTGTCATCCTGCATGATGTAGAACCAGTCATAGTCAGAACCAAAATGCTGGTGGATATAGTTCATGGTCTCATACATGAGCCAAATGGGCCTCTCGTCGCCGTGGGCCACCAGCACCATGCCATGGGGCACCTTGGCACTGCGCAGCCCCGTGAAGTACAGCAGGCGAGGGAAGTGGTGGGCCACGGTCTTGTTCACTGCCACGGCCAGTGTGTTCAGCGTGGCCTTGGAGGTCAGCACGGCCACAAACAGCCTCTCGTGGAATCCCAATTCTGTCTGAATGTAGCGAGTTCTGTAAAGGAAGTACATACCTACGTGACAAacagctggaggagaaaaaaaatcaaacaattaTGGTAACCTGGTACACGTCATTAAATGCTGGAATCTACCCAGGGCGAAAAAGTCAAGCCTGGTCATAGAGGTTGAAGAGAAGACTCACTAGTGAAAATCCCGTTTTGTAAAAACACTTGCTTCTTTCAAGGTAGCTACAATCGCACATTATCTATCTGAGCTAGAAAACTGTACCActgcaattaaaattaaaatagcacAGAGCTAACCACTTGGAGCTTAGTACATGGTGCAGCTTAGCAGGTATGCTCAACAAAAACACGGGAATGATTGTTGAGGAGTCTCTAGTGCTGGTGGCTGAGGTGTGCTGGGGTACACCAGCTGCACATGGGGCCCTGGGTGCTGGGAGATCACTGAAGACCCAGGCCATGAGCCAGCAATGGGTGCTGCTCTTTGGCCTCACAAACCCCTGCACAAAGCCCTGCAGGACCCAGTGAACAGCGAGGGGACTCCAGACCAAAAACCACCACTGCACCAAGGGGCACATGAGGAAACATGCAAAGAATACACAGACTGTGAGGGTACAAAAGTCCAGGGGTCCTTTTGCTCAGGGCCCCTCTGCAGAGGCACCAGCCTGAGCTGTTATGGTGTTGCTACACCATTAGTGAAATACTAAGAGAAACCAGGGACTCTGCTATAGGAAACCTGGGGCCAAGGAAACTTGTCTGGCAGTATGAGCGTGGTGTGtggaaggagctgagcagggcacCTCTTGGGTCACCAGAGCTGTATCTGCAAAGGAGCCTTGGTCCTGGCAGGGGCAGTcccgggggcacaggggcagtaTGATACCCAGAGTGGCTCCTGGATGGTCAGGCAGGAAAACTTCCTTAACACATACACTATGATTAATTGACCAGTATTTTCCTAATGAGTAGACCagttaaaacaaattttaaagaataatttaacGTGTTCTATTAAACACAAGTAACAAGacaatccccaaatcccagagtggtttggggcAGAAGAGATCTTTAACATCATCTACTCCCAACatcctgccacaggcagggacatcttccactagatgctccaagccctgtccaacccagccagggacacttccagggatgggacagccacagcttctctgggcaacctgtgccagtgctttgCCATCCTCAAAGGAAAGACTTTCcccctaatatctaatctataCCTACTTCCCTTCAGTGTGAAGTCATCCCCCCTTGTCCCATCACTCCATGTCCTTGTTAAGCAGTCTCTCTCCACCCTTCTTGGCTGTTCCCTTTGCAGTACTGTAAGGCTGCAGCTAGATCACTGTGAAgcttcttttctccagactgaacaattcaaattctctcagcctttcctccacTCCTCCAATCATCTTGGTGGCTTCCTCTGGATTCACTCCAACAGGTTGAGGTCCTTTTTGTGTTGGAGACCCCAGGACTAGATGCTGCATTGCAGGTGGGGTCTGACCCGAGCAGGGCAGAATCAGCCTCCCTGTACTGAGAAGAAATATTCTTACACTTCTTAGGCAGTTTTGtggcctttttttcccctcaggataATTTCCTGAACGCATCTCTTACACCCCTTATGGCAACAACCTTGGCCGTTACCTTGGTGCACCACACCGTCACTACACAACTCATTTCAAACATCAGATTTCACCTTGAACCTGCTCAATTACACGCAGACTTAAAAGTTCCCAACGAGAATACTTTGcttgaagaaaatccaggccaGAAAAAGCATGCCTTACCTGAGCACTTTTTTGTAAGGCTTGTTGGGGTCTCTGTAGTACGGCACAATCCGCGGCCTGAAGTCCTCGTGGCCCGGGCCCGGCCTCCCCTCCGCCGCCTCGGGCGGATCGCCGCGAgcgggcggcgcgggcgggcCCGGCGCCAGGCAGCGCTCCTCAGCCGCGCCGTGGCTCCAGGAGGCGCGTAGGAggctcaggctgcagcccagggacagcccgAGCAGGAGCGGCAGCGCGGGCCGCAGCGCGCCCAGCACCGCGCCCAGGCGCATCGCGGCGGCTACGGCCGGGCCGAGCTCCCGGGGCAGCCGCAGGACATGGCGGGCGCGGGGCGCTCGGGCGGCAGCGGTCCCGCGGGACGGCGCCCCCCGGGCTCTGTTACCGGCAGGCCGGTGACAGGACAGAGAGCGGGCCACAGCTCCGGGACGGGAGCTTGGGGAGTGACGGCGGCCTCGGCCGGGCCGCGCTCCGCCGCTGCCACCTCACCGGCCACATCGCCCCGCGCGCTTCCGCTTCCCCCCTCGCTGCTGCCTGCGGGCCGCTCTGGCCCGCCCCGCCGGCGCCTCTATGGTACCTGCggaggcggggccgggccggcgcgCGGCATGCCGGGAGGCGCGGCGGCGTGCGGACGGCGCTGCCCAGGGCCGCGCGCCGCCCGGCGCCGGTGACGGTCCGCGCTGCGATTGGCCGGTGCGCCGAGGGGGCGGGGCGCTCGCACGCGGTCGCGGCGGGGCTGTTGCGACAGAAGGAAAGCGCGAGCGGCCGGTGCGGGCGGGCCCGGGGAGCCGAGAGCGGGGAGtagcggggcagggccgggccggggtggGCGGCGCAGCGCGGCGCGGGCAGCCCGGCAGGCGGGCAGGAGCCCTCGGCAGGAGCCGGCGGCGCCGTGTGCTCCGGGCCGGGGAGCAGAGGCGGGGCGACCCGGGCCGGGC is part of the Ammospiza nelsoni isolate bAmmNel1 chromosome 1, bAmmNel1.pri, whole genome shotgun sequence genome and encodes:
- the CHPF2 gene encoding chondroitin sulfate glucuronyltransferase isoform X2 — encoded protein: MRLGAVLGALRPALPLLLGLSLGCSLSLLRASWSHGAAEERCLAPGPPAPPARGDPPEAAEGRPGPGHEDFRPRIVPYYRDPNKPYKKVLRTRYIQTELGFHERLFVAVLTSKATLNTLAVAVNKTVAHHFPRLLYFTGLRSAKVPHGMVLVAHGDERPIWLMYETMNYIHQHFGSDYDWFYIMQDDTYAQAEQVKALVTHLSINQDVYLGRAEEFIGGDEQARYCHGGFGYLLSRSLLLKLHPHLDSCRNEILSVRPDEWLGRCIIDFLGITCVSQLQGQHYRTYELAKNTEPEKEEEEDFQAALAVHPVSDMTLMYRLHKQFSRIQLDRVYQEIQDLQMQIRNLTALTPAGEAGVTWPVGINAPFLPKSRFEVISWDYFTEQHLFSCPDGSPKCELSGASKADVSEIIESAVEQLNRLYQPLLRFSKRQLLNGYRRFDPTRGMEYTLDLLLEAATQKGHSHVLAKRVSLVRPLSKVEIIPMPYVTEATRVQLVLPLTVQDLDFVANFLDMFAMNTLDTHDNALLTLLFIYHPYDAQRVGQMDVFAGVKAMVGELEKRYADVKIPWISVKTEVPSQVKLMDIVSKKHPVDTLFFLASVWTEINMEFLNRCRMNTISNWQVFFPVHFQEFNPALVYRGEQTASSNTDFLRDGHFDRHSFAEACFYNSDYMTARTKLAADILDRDEVLESMEVFDVFLHYSGLHLFRAVEPGLVQKYTLRSCNPRLSEELYHRCVLSNLEGLASRSHLAMALFEQEQANST
- the CHPF2 gene encoding chondroitin sulfate glucuronyltransferase isoform X1 encodes the protein MRLGAVLGALRPALPLLLGLSLGCSLSLLRASWSHGAAEERCLAPGPPAPPARGDPPEAAEGRPGPGHEDFRPRIVPYYRDPNKPYKKVLRTRYIQTELGFHERLFVAVLTSKATLNTLAVAVNKTVAHHFPRLLYFTGLRSAKVPHGMVLVAHGDERPIWLMYETMNYIHQHFGSDYDWFYIMQDDTYAQAEQVKALVTHLSINQDVYLGRAEEFIGGDEQARYCHGGFGYLLSRSLLLKLHPHLDSCRNEILSVRPDEWLGRCIIDFLGITCVSQLQVLPPCSNFVLAEPDKAQNPICSLLHSQEAFLWAAAVSSRGSLSGFCLLQGQHYRTYELAKNTEPEKEEEEDFQAALAVHPVSDMTLMYRLHKQFSRIQLDRVYQEIQDLQMQIRNLTALTPAGEAGVTWPVGINAPFLPKSRFEVISWDYFTEQHLFSCPDGSPKCELSGASKADVSEIIESAVEQLNRLYQPLLRFSKRQLLNGYRRFDPTRGMEYTLDLLLEAATQKGHSHVLAKRVSLVRPLSKVEIIPMPYVTEATRVQLVLPLTVQDLDFVANFLDMFAMNTLDTHDNALLTLLFIYHPYDAQRVGQMDVFAGVKAMVGELEKRYADVKIPWISVKTEVPSQVKLMDIVSKKHPVDTLFFLASVWTEINMEFLNRCRMNTISNWQVFFPVHFQEFNPALVYRGEQTASSNTDFLRDGHFDRHSFAEACFYNSDYMTARTKLAADILDRDEVLESMEVFDVFLHYSGLHLFRAVEPGLVQKYTLRSCNPRLSEELYHRCVLSNLEGLASRSHLAMALFEQEQANST